One Odocoileus virginianus isolate 20LAN1187 ecotype Illinois chromosome 4, Ovbor_1.2, whole genome shotgun sequence DNA segment encodes these proteins:
- the LOC110128888 gene encoding large ribosomal subunit protein uL15-like — protein sequence MPSRLRKTRKLRGHVSHGHGRIGKHRKHPGSRGNAGGMHHHRINFDKYHPGYFGKVGMRHYHLKRNQSFCPTVNLDKLWTLVSEQTRVNAAKNKTGAAPIIDVVRSGYYKVLGKGKLPKQLVILKAKFFSRRAEEKIKGVGGACVLVA from the coding sequence ATGCCATCCAGACTAAGGAAGACCCGGAAACTTAGGGGCCACGTGAGCCACGGCCACGGCCGCATCGGCAAACACCGGAAGCACCCGGGAAGCCGAGGTAATGCTGGCGGCATGCATCATCACAGGATCAACTTCGACAAATATCACCCAGGATACTTCGGGAAAGTTGGTATGAGGCATTACCACTTAAAGAGGAACCAGAGTTTCTGCCCTACTGTCAACCTTGATAAATTGTGGACCTTGGTTAGTGAGCAGACACGAGTAAATGCTGCCAAGAACAAGACAGGAGCTGCTCCTATCATTGATGTGGTGCGATCAGGTTACTACAAAGTTCTGGGGAAAGGAAAGCTCCCAAAGCAGCTGGTCATCCTGAAGGCAAAATTCTTCAGCAGAAGAGCTGAGGAGAAGATTAAGGGTGTAGGTGGGGCTTGTGTCCTGGTGGCTTGA